TCACGAGCGATCTTTGGCAACAATCTGTCCTCAGAACTTTTAATGAAACTAATGATTCCGAAGGGATTTCAATTTATATCCACTTGCCATTTTGTGAGCAACTTTGTACGTTTTGCGCCTGTCACAAAAGAATTACCAAACAGCATTCTGTAGAAACTCCATATTTAGAAAGTGTTTTAAAAGAATGGGATCTGTATGTGAAACTTTTCGGCAGAACTCCAAAAATTAAGGAACTTCATTTAGGAGGCGGAACTCCGACCTTTTTCTCTCCTGAAAATTTGAGAATATTATTGGAAGGTATTTTTGCAAAAGCAGAAATAGCTGAAAATCCACAGTTTTCTTTTGAGGGACATCCGAATAATACTACGAGAGACCATTTGCAGACTTTATATGATTTAGGTTTCCGACGTGCCAGTTTTGGCGTTCAGGATTACGATCCGAAAGTTCAGAAAGCCATCAACAGAATTCAGCCTTTTGAAAACGTAAAGAACGTGACAGAAATGGCGCGTGAAATAGGTTATGAAGGCGTTTCTCACGATTTAGTTTTCGGCTTACCTTTTCATACTTGGGAGAAAATGGAATTTACGATCCGTAAAACTTTAGAATTGAAACCAGACCGTTTGGCTTTTTATTCTTATGCACACGTTCCTTGGATTAAAGGCGTTGGACAAAGAGGTTTCGACGAAAATGATTTGCCAAGTGGTGAAGAAAAACGTAAGTTGTATGAAAACGGAAAAAAATTGTTAGAAGAATTAGGGTATATCGAAGTAGGAATGGATCACTTTGCTTTGCCACACGACGATCTTTACCAGTCGATGATTTCAGGAGATATTCACCGTAATTTTATGGGTTATTCTTCCAGTAAAACCAAATTAATGGTTGGTTTGGGAATGTCGGCAATTTCAGATTCTTGGTATGCATTTGCCCAAAGCAATAAAACTGTAGAAGAGTATCAGAAGATTGTAGAAGAAGGAATTATTCCGGTGGTCAAAGGTCATATTTTGAATGAAGAAGACTTGGTGATCAGACAGCATATTTTAAATTTAATGTGTCGTTTAGAAACCTCTTGGGATCTACAAACCAGTTTCCCGGAAATAGAAAATGCTTTAGAAGCATTGAAAGAAATGGAAGCTGATGGTTTGGTGGAAATATCAAATAATACTATAAAAATCACTGAAAAAGGTCGGGCCTTCACTAGAAATGTTGCCATGACTTTTGATTTAAGAATGATGCGAAATAAACCGGAAACCCGTATTTTTTCGATGACCATATAATTTCATGTAAAGAATAAAAATGTAAAAGCGACTTGAAAGAGTCGCTTTTTTTGTTGACGTGAAATCTATTTTCCAGGTCTGAATGTTTACTGAGTCGAAGAAATTGAACTCTTGTACAGGTTTTAATTATCTTTACGATAAGAAGTTAAATTTTACATCAAGCTATGACAATAACGAACAGTAATTTGGATGATATTACGGAAATTTTCAGACTCTATCAACTCGCCAGAGATTTTCAAAAAATACAATTTCCTGAAAACCTGTGGCCGGAATTTGACCGGGATTTTATCGCAACTGAAGTGATTGAGAACAGACAGTTCAAAATAGTCATCGACAATAAAATTGCCTGTATCTGGGCAATCACTTATAATGATGCGGATATTTGGGAAGAGAAGGAAAATAATGATGCAATTTACATTCACCGCATCGCTACAAATCCAGAGTTTAGAGGAAATAATTTTGTTCAGATGATTGCCGATTGGTCTAAAGATTTTGCTAAAAAAGAAAATAAAAAATTCATTAGAATGGATACCTGCGGACAAAACGATCGCCTGATTAATCATTATAAAAATTGTGGATTTGAATTTTTAGGAATGAAAAAATTAAAAGATTCATCGGGATTGCAAGCCCATTATCATAATGCAGATGTCTGCTTTTTTGAAATCGAATTAAAATAGTAATTCGACCACAATGCGTTTTTTAGACTTCTCTTTGAATAACTTTTTTATTAATAAACATTAATCTTTTTAATAAATTAAAAATAAAATGGCAAACCTCGATACCTACCTAGATTCGCATTACATTCACCGCAGTAATTGGTTAAGAGCCGCAGTTCTCGGCGCCAATGACGGAATAATTTCTGTTTCCAGTTTAGCCATTGGTGTG
This DNA window, taken from Kaistella carnis, encodes the following:
- the hemN gene encoding oxygen-independent coproporphyrinogen III oxidase, with protein sequence MNSLIDKYNIPGPRYTSYPTVPFWDDASFTSDLWQQSVLRTFNETNDSEGISIYIHLPFCEQLCTFCACHKRITKQHSVETPYLESVLKEWDLYVKLFGRTPKIKELHLGGGTPTFFSPENLRILLEGIFAKAEIAENPQFSFEGHPNNTTRDHLQTLYDLGFRRASFGVQDYDPKVQKAINRIQPFENVKNVTEMAREIGYEGVSHDLVFGLPFHTWEKMEFTIRKTLELKPDRLAFYSYAHVPWIKGVGQRGFDENDLPSGEEKRKLYENGKKLLEELGYIEVGMDHFALPHDDLYQSMISGDIHRNFMGYSSSKTKLMVGLGMSAISDSWYAFAQSNKTVEEYQKIVEEGIIPVVKGHILNEEDLVIRQHILNLMCRLETSWDLQTSFPEIENALEALKEMEADGLVEISNNTIKITEKGRAFTRNVAMTFDLRMMRNKPETRIFSMTI
- a CDS encoding GNAT family N-acetyltransferase, which translates into the protein MTITNSNLDDITEIFRLYQLARDFQKIQFPENLWPEFDRDFIATEVIENRQFKIVIDNKIACIWAITYNDADIWEEKENNDAIYIHRIATNPEFRGNNFVQMIADWSKDFAKKENKKFIRMDTCGQNDRLINHYKNCGFEFLGMKKLKDSSGLQAHYHNADVCFFEIELK